A segment of the Caldalkalibacillus thermarum genome:
TTGTTGTGTGGCATTACGGGAAGAGGGCCAAACATTTAAACGGCCGTGTTTTGGACAGTTCCAAGGCCAAACAATTTCATTTGCAAAGGGAATCCCTCTATGCCGAAGGATTCGATTACACCCTTGCTAATGAAGTGACCACTGAACTGATCAACCGGTTTGTTGTCTATGACAAACGACAAACCGGCAGACAGCGGCATCTCTTTTTCGGCGCTGCAACAGCGGAGGGGGTTGTGCACTTTATTGACCAGCTGACAGAGGGGGTTGAAGTACGGATCATTATCAAAGGAAGGCCGGGATCGGGTAAATCGACCATGCTGAAGAGACTGGCCCAAAAAGCAGAGGAGCAAGGCCTGGAGGCAGAGGTGTATCACTGCGGTTTTGATCCCAACAGCTTGGATATGGTCATTCTGCCCCAATTAAAGGTGGCCATTGTGGATGGTACCGCTCCCCATGAGTTGGAGCCTGACAGGCCTGAAGATGAGATTGTAGATATGTACACCTGTTGCTTTACCAAGGATATTGACCAGCTTTACGCCTCTGAGTTACAAGAATTGGGCACCTTGTACAAAGCCCATGCCAAGCAGGGCATTGGCTGCTTGGCTGAGGCGAGAAAATACAGAGAAGAATTAAGAGAGATTTATCAGCAGGCAATGGACCATGAGCTGGCCAACCGGAAACTGGAGTGGCTGTCCCGCACCCTTTTAAAGGTTTCTTGTTCATGATATAATTTCTCAGTGGGACCATACTGATTGACCCTGTACTCATACCAGCAAAAGGAGAAATGGATCTTGAACCGCGAACGCCGTTCCATGAATGTCTCCCGCACTGTTCTGACCAAGATTGTTTTGCCTGGAGACACGAATAATCATAATACATTGTTTGGCGGCTTATTGATGAAGTATATTGATGAAGTGGCGGCCATTGCCGCAAAACGCCATACCCAACGGGATATTGTGACAGCATCCATTGACGGGGTTCATTTTCACAAGCCTATTTTAAGCGGGCATATTGTCACCCTTGAAGCATACGTTTCCTCTGTGGGTCACACTTCTGTGGAAGTGTTTGTCAAGATTATGACCGAGGATTTCCGCTCAAACGAACAAACGATAGCGGCCACATCATTTTTAACCTTTGTAGCCCTTGATGAACATGGCAAGCCGGCCCCGGTGCCTGAGGTCTATCCTGAGACAGAGGAGCAAAAGTTTGTGTTCAAGGACCGCCATGCCCGGCGGGAGGCAAGACAGAAGAAGCGTATTGAAACAAATAAACTGATTAAAGCCCTTGGATCATAACCGTCCAAGGGCTTTAATTCATAAACACAAAGCTAGGCTATGTGAAATAACGGATCAAATTTCCTCAGGGGCCTCGATGGTCAGCATAGACAAGCCGTGTCTGAGAACAAGGGCAATTTTGCGGCACAGAGCGAGTTTGGCCCGCTGTTCGTCCTGATCATCCACAAAAATGCGTTCTTCGGCATAGAAGCGGTTAAACAGCTGACAGAGATCCAGCAGGTACTTGGCGATCTGGGAGGGGTCATCTTTTTTCACTGTTTCCACCAAGACAGAGGGATATTGATACAATGTATAGATAATTTCCCATACTAAGGGTTGTTCATAGAAGGGATGGGGGACAGGTTTGATCTCCATATCCCCTGCACGGCGCAACAGGCTGCAAATTCTTGCATGGGTGTACTGGACATAGGGCCCCGTTTTTCCTTCAAAATTGAAGGCCTCGTCCCATTTAAAGTTTACTTCACGGGTACGGTGCTGCTTGAGATCGTTAAAGACAATGGCACCGATGCCAACCGCTTTGGCAACTTCAGCTTTGTTGGGCAGGGTGGGGTTCTTTTGGTTAATAATCTCTTCCGCTTTCTTGATGGCTTGCTCAAGGACTTCGTTGAGCAGCACGCCTTTGCCCTTGCGGGTGGAACCAATTTCCCCCTCAATTTTCATAACCCCGAAGTCGATGTGATGGCAGCGCTTGGCGAACTCATAGCCCATCCGCTCCAAAACGGCAAACACTTGTTGGAAATGGAGGGATTGACGCTGATCGACCACATATAAAATTTTCTCCGGATTGAAGCGCTCGTAGCGGTACAGGGCTGCTGCGATATCCCTGGTGGCATAAATGGAAGCCCCGTCACTCTTTTTAATAATGCAAGGGGGAATATTGTAATCATCCAGGCGCACCACCAGCGCCCCTTCACTCTCTTCCAGCAACCCTTTAGCTTGGAGCTCTTCTATAACTTCCTCCATTTTTTCCCCGTAATAACTTTCTCCCAGATAGTGGTCAAAAGTGACGCCCAGCAAACGGTAAATCTTTTCAAATTCTTTTAAGCTCTCCTCTTTAAACCATTGCCAGAGACGGACAGCTTGCTCATCGCCGTCTTCAAGCTTTTTAAACCAGAGCCGCCCTTCTTCTTCCAACTCGGGATTTTTTTCCGCCTCTTCATGAAACTTCACATAAAGATGTACCAGTTCCGTGAGGGGATCAGCCTTGATTTTTTCATCGTCACCCCATTTAAAATAGGCGGCTAAAAGCTTGCCAAACTGGGTTCCCCAGTCCCCGAGATGATTCATACGCTCCACTTGGTAGCCCAGCGCAGCATAGGTATTGGCCAGGGCCTGGCCAATCATGGTTGAACGGATGTGGTAGAGTTTAAAATGTTTGGCAATATTGGGAGAGGAATACTCAACCACCACGGTTTTGTTGGCCCCGATTTGATAATCGGCCAGTTGATCCCTGACACTTGAGGCCAGCACTTGTTCAGCCAGCTGCTGACGGTCGAAAAAGAAATTGAGGTAAGGACCTGCTGCTTCCACTTTTGAAAAACCTGCTGCAGCCAGGTTTGCTGCTGACAGTTTGCCGGCCAATTCTCCTGCAATCAGGGCTGGTGACTTTTTGAAGTGTTTAGCCAATTGAAAACAGGGAAAAGCGAGATCTCCCTGCTCTCTGGAAGGGGGCGTCTCCAGCACGGAGAAAATCTGTTGCTCATCTAAATCAAGAAGCGGTTTTAAGAGCTTGACAACTTGTTTTTTCATGTTCGTTTGCCTCCTAAACTTTAAAACCCCTCGCCTGAGTCATGGCAAGAGGTTGCATCATCTGCTATGTAGCGGACTAGAGCGGTTCGCTTCCTATTATACTGAACTGAATGCACCAAAATCAAGTCTACTGGTTCATTGGTTGTTCTAAACTGGCCAGATTCAGCATAGATTAACTAGTGTTTACGGGATTGTTCGACAACGAATGTCGCCCTTTTTTGCTAAAAAAAGTGTGAGAGAGATGGCAATATTCAACAGCTTCTGAACAAAAGTTAAGCTATACTGGATTCATCTTGGTTTAAGGGAGACCGGACATGCAGCTGTATCTGGACCTGATCTGGTTCTTAAATTTCTGCATTGATTATTTGCTCCTCTGGTTAACGGCCGTCTTACGGAAACTGGAATGTAAAAAATGGAGATTGGCTCTGGCTTCGTTTCTTGGATCCAGTTATGTTTTGTTCCTATTTGTTCCTCCTTTGCAAAGCTATTATACCTTCTGGATTAAAATGCTCTTTTCTGTTGTCATTGTTTATGTTGCCTTTGGATTTGGCAGCATGCAAAGATTTGTCAAATCTTTTTTTACATTTTACTTTGTTTCGTTTGTCAGCGGCGGAGGCCTCTTGGCCGTTCATTATATTTTGCAGAGCAATCACCAGCTGCTAAAGGGCATGGTGGCTACCCAGTCTGGCGGATACGGAGACCTGATTTCCTGGCTATTTGTTGCTGTTGGTTTTCCAATTATGTACTGGTTTAGCCGCAGCCAATGGCAGTCTATTGAACGGACAAAATTAAAGGAACAGGTGCTCGTCCAGGTTCAAGTGAAAGTCGGTGGTCAGCATGTGAACTGTCAAGGGCTAGTAGATACAGGAAACCAGCTGTATGAACCGTTTACAAAAAAACCGGTTATGATCATGGAGGCAGAGGTACTGAAGGCGGTGATGCCCCGCAAGCTGTTAGAGGCAGTTCAGGAAGGCAGGGCGGTATATGAGTGGGATAAGCTTGAGGTTCCCAATCTCTGGCTGGCACGCCTGTCATTGATTCCTTACCGGGGGGTGGGTCAGGGGATGGAGATGATGCTGGCCTTTAAACCGGATGAAGTGACCATTATCACCTCTCTAGGGTGCTTTCAAACCAAGCAGGTCTTAATCGGCATCAATGACCAGCCGCTGGCTGCCGACGGTTTGTTTCAGGCCATCGTTCATCCAGATCTTATTGGTTCGGGTCAAAAGACAAGGACACAGTTCAGGGAGGCGATAAAATGCTGATAACAAAAATTAAAATGACCTTGATGCTGTTTTGGTATCGTTTGCTGTTGTTTTTGGGGATTAAAGCCGAAGAGATCTACTATATTGGAGGAAGCGAAGCCTTGCCTCCACCGTTGACCCGTGATGAAGAAGAGCACTTATTATCCAAATTATCGACTGGAGACCGGGCTGTACGGGCCATGCTGATTGAGCGTAATCTGCGCTTGGTGGTTTACATTGCCCGCAAGTTTGAAAATACGGGAATCAATATCGAAGACTTAATCAGCATAGGCACCATCGGCCTGATTAAGGCGGTCAACACCTTTGATCCGGATAAAAAAATTAAGTTGGCCACCTATGCATCCCGTTGCATTGAAAATGAAATTTTGATGTTCCTGAGGCGGAATAACAAGATCAGAGCTGAAGTTTCATTTGACGAACCGCTCAATGTGGATTGGGACGGCAATGAGCTTCTATTGTCTGATGTGCTGGGGACCGACAATGATACCATCCATCGCGGTATTGAGGAAGAAGTGGAAAAGAAATTGTTGCACAAAGCCCTGCACAAATTATCCGAAAGGGAAAAAACAATTATGGAATTGCGCTTTGGTCTAAGAGACGGAGAAGAGAAAACACAAAAAGACGTGGCTGATATGTTGGGGATTTCCCAATCTTACATTTCCAGGCTGGAAAAGCGTATTATTAAGCGGTTGCGGAAAGAATTTAAAAAAATGATGTGAAAAAACGCCTCTTTTTCCCCTTCAAAAGCCAATGCATATTTTTTCCCTCCTAGGGGATACTTAACACTAACTTAGCTCCACTAGGAGGGAACAGCAGAATGAGCAGACACAAAGTTGAGATATGTGGAGTGGATACCTCTAAACTGCCTGTACTGACTAACAAAGAAATGAGGGAACTGTTTAAGCAAATGCAAAACGGGGATTACTCAGCCCGGGAAAAACTGATTAACGGCAATTTGCGCCTTGTTTTAAGCGTGATCCAGCGTTTTAACAACCGGGGGGAATATGTGGATGATCTGTTTCAAGTCGGTTGTATCGGACTGATGAAGTCGATTGATAATTTTGATCTCAGTCAAAACGTGAAGTTTTCCACTTATGCTGTTCCGATGATTATTGGTGAAATCCGCCGCTATCTGCGTGACAACAATCCCATCCGTGTCTCCCGTTCGTTGCGGGATATTGCCTATAAAGCACTGCAGGTGCGGGATCAGCTCACCAATGAGCATTCCCGAGAGCCCACAGTACAAGAAATTTCAGAAGTATTAAACGTTCCTAAGGAAGATGTGGTCTTTGCCCTAGATGCGATACAAGATCCTGTCTCTTTGTTTGAGCCGATATACCATGACGGGGGAGATCCCATTTTCGTTATGGACCAAATCAGTGATGACAAAAACAAAGATTATCAGTGGGTGGAGGAAATTGCCCTTAAGGAAGCGATCCACCGGCTGAATGAAAGGGAAAAGGCCATATTATCCATGCGCTTTTTTGAAGGAAAAACACAGATGGAAGTGGCCAATGAAATTGGCATCTCCCAGGCCCAAGTGTCACGTTTGGAAAAAGCAGCGATTGCCCAAATGCAAAAATACGTGCAGGTGAATTTGTAAAAGTTTCATGCCCTGGTCATTTGGACGAAGAGTAAACGGGGTAAGCCAATCATATGCTTCAGGCCGCTAACATTGAGTGTCTGGCGAGACCGCTTCGGCCAGTCAATCAATGGTTGGCGGCCGTTATTTTTTAGTGGACTTTTTTCTTTTAGCCTCATATACATAAAACATAAAAGTGTGCTTCAAGTAAAACCTCGTGTGGGTGGGGACGCCAATGATTAAGATATCTGAACTGCAAACCAAGGATGTGGTGAATATTGCAGATGGAAAAAATTTAGGAGCTGTGTATGATTTGGAGATCAATTTGCAACATGGGCGAATCGATGCCATTATTTGTCCTGGCCCCGGAAAGTTTTTCGGGTTGTTTTCCAATGGGAAAGACATTGTCATCCCCTGGCGTAACATTATAAAGATAGGCAGTGATGTGATCCTGGTGAAGCTGGATTCCTCCCAATATGACTTAGAGGAAGAAAAGGAAGGCCAAGCCTCTAACCCTGAACCCCCAGTTTACCGCCCGTATTCCCAGCCATAAGTCACCTTTTGCTGCGGGACAAGCGCTGGTGAAGACTTTTTACTCTGTATCTATTGAGCATTTGACTATATTTTTATAAGATAAGGTTAAAAGGAGCGTCGCTGAAATGACCACTCAGGAGGTTTTCGCTTTTTACACTGACCATTTCTTGATACCAACAGGCTGGACCACAGACTATCCCTGGCTGGTGGCTGGCTTTACCACCCGGAAAGGTGGGGTCAGCCAGTTTCCTTTTTCTTCGTTCAATTGCGCCCTTCATGTGGGAGATTCTGTACAAGCAGTGCTTGCCAACCGCCAGCGTCTGGTTGAACAGCTGGGGTTAACCCTAGACGACATGGTGTGTGGTGAACAAGTGCACGGTGTCGAACTATACTATGTGCGCCCTGGTGATAAAGGGAGGGGCAGCCGCACGCGTGAAAGCGCCATTCCAGGAGTTGACGGGTTGTATACCGACTATCCTTCAATCCTGTTAACTTCTTTTTATGCTGACTGTGTGCCGTTATATTTTATCGATGTTCGTCTTAGGGTGGTCGGGTTGGCCCATGCCGGCTGGAAGGGAACTGTCGGCCAGATCGGCCCCAAAATGGTCAGGCGCTGGAAGAAACAATTTGGAAGCCGTCCCCAAGACATCAAAGTGTTGATTGGGCCGTCTATCGGCGGCTGCTGTTATGAAGTGGATGACCGGGTCATTAGCGCCCTGGAGCCACTGAAGGGCTGTTTCACAGACGAGGTCATTCTTCCTAAACCCAACGGCAGATATATGTTAGATCTGAAACAGCTTAATCATGATTTGTTAAAGCAGGCAGGGATTCCCCAAGCCAATATTGAGGTGTCGGGCTGGTGCACCAGTTGCCGGACGGATTTGTTTTTCTCTTACCGTAAAGAACAAGGCCGAACAGGCCGCCTGGCTAGTTTTATTATGATCAAGTAAAGCGATGTGGTCAGAGTCACGAGAGGAGGGTTCGCACTTGAGTATTTATGATCGATGGTTAAAAGTGAGGGACAATATTGAGCGAGCCTGTGCCAAGAGCGGCCGCCGCCCGGAAGAGATTACTGTGGTGGCGGTCACTAAATATATGTCCCTCGAACAGATGCAAGAGGTTTTTGACGCTGGCCTCGAACATGTAGGTGAGAATAAAGCACAGGATGCGCTTAAAAAATGGGAACAATTGGGTCACCGGGGGACCTGGCATTTCATTGGCCATTTGCAATCCAATAAGGTGAAATATGTGATTGATAAATTCCGTTACATTCACTCCTTGGACAGGCATTCTTTAGCCAAAGAAATTGAAAAAAGGGCGTCCAGGCACGGACTCTCCATCCCTTGTTTCATTCAAGTTAATGTTTCTGGAGAAGCATCAAAGCACGGGCTTCACCCGGAAGAGGTGGAAAGCTTCATTGAGGATTTGGTTGAGTTTAAGCACATTATCCCCATTGGCTTAATGACCATGGCGCCGCATGTGGAGGACCCTGAACAAACCCGGCCTGTTTTTGCCCGGTTGAAGGAATTGCAACTTCGTTTACAAGGCAAAAAGTATCCCCATGCCCCATTAACCGAATTGTCTATGGGGATGTCCAATGATTACACCATTGCTGTGGAAGAAGGAGCCACTTATCTCCGTTTAGGTTCTTGTTTAATGGGAAGATAATCAGTATCCTATATGAGGGGGTACATACATAGGTGTGGGCATACCAAGATCATTCGTGGCAACAGTATGAGGAAATGAGGTGATGAAATGAAATCCTTTTTGATTGAATTTGTCAACACATTTTTCTTTGTCTATACCCTGATGATGTTTATTTACATTTTGATGTCCTGGATTCCCAATTTACGCCAGTCTGCCTTCGGTGAATTACTAGGCAAGTTTGTGGAGCCCATCCTTGCCCCATTCCGTAAAATTATTCCACCCATCGGTTTTATTGACATTTCTCCTATTGTCGCTTTTATTGCTCTGCGGTTTGCGCATAACGGCGCATTAGCCTTAATTGACATGCTGTTGTAAGGAGCCCTTGCTATGGAGCAGCTGGAACAGCATTTCCGTCCTGAAGAGCGCCCCTTTGTGGAACGGATGGCCGAGTGGGCCGAACTTGTCAGAGAGCGCCATCACCCTCGCTTAACCCCTTTTTTAAATCCCAGGGAGCAGCTGATCATTCGCTCCGTAGTGGGACATGCACCGGATGTGAAGGTCAAATTGTGGGGCGGATTTCAGCAGGCAGAGCGTAAAAGGGCATGGATTATTCCCGACTATTTGGATGTCACCTGGGATGAATTTCAGCTGGCATTGCTTAACATTAAAGCCAGTCAGTGGGTAAACGTCACCCATCGGGATGTCCTCGGCTCGCTGTTAGGATTGGGGCTGAAACGGGAGGTTGTGGGTGATATTTTGATCACACCTGAGACCATACAGGTGATTGTAGTCCAGGAAATGGAGGAGTATATCCGGTTGCACCTCACCCGCATCGGACGCCACCAAGTCCAGGCTGAAAAGGCAGATTGGTCGGCTTTAACTGTCCCAGAAGAAGAGTGGCAAGCGGTCACTGCTATTGTCAGTTCCCTGCGTTTGGATGTGATTGTCGCTGAATGCACCCGGCAATCACGGACCAAAGCCGTTCAACTGATCGAATCAGGCAGAGTGAAGGTCAATTGGAAAGTGGAGGACCGTCCCGCAGAAGTGCTTAAAGAGGGTGACACCATTTCCATCAAGGGCTATGGACGCTTTTTATTTCAAGAGATTGACAGAAAAACACGAAAAGATAAATTTCGCATTCACCTCGGCTTTAAAAAATGACAGGTGAGCAGGATTTTTGCTCAATCTGTCGAATAAAGTAAGCAAAACAGCAACACCTAAATAAAGATGTGGAGAAGGAGGGGGCACATGGGCTTAACGCCGTTGGACATTCATAATAAAGAATTTAAACGGGTTTTCCGAGGTTATGATGAAGATGAAGTGAATGAGTTTTTGGATTTGGTGATCAAGGAATTTGAGATTTTAATCCGGGAGAAAAAAGAACTAGAAGAAAAAGTGGCTGAAGCGAACGAAAAACTGAGTCACTTCAACAACATTGAAGAAAGCTTGAGCAAAACGATCATCGTTGCTCAGGAAACGGCAGATGAAGTGAAAGCAAATGCCAAAAAAGAGGCTGAATTAATCATTAAAGAAGCAGAGAAAAATGCTGACCGGATTATTAACGAAGCTTTGGCCAAATCCCGTAAAATCGCCATGGAAGTAGAAGAATTAAAAAAACAGGCTTCTATTTTCCGAACCCGTTTCCGCACTTTGTTGGAAGCCCAGCTGGAGATGCTGGAAAATGATGATTGGGACAAGCTGGCCAAAAGCGAGTATAACGAATTGGAAGAGCGGAGGGTATCCCCTTAAATCTTTACATCTTCATGTTCAGACCTATAAATGGCAGGTTGTTTGCTTCTGAAAACGGGCTTGATTCGGGGTTTACTTATGTTTAATATTGACTATAATAAAGTATAAAAAACATGATAGACATGAAAAACGATGAACAGGAGAGTAAATAACCAACGTTTTCTCTAGCGAGCCGGGGATGGTGGAAGCCTGGCGAAAACGGGTTATTGAAGATCACCTGGGAGTTGGCCCACTGAACGTGGAGTAGGTGTGGCCGGAGTGATTCACCTTACGAATCCAGAGTGAACGCAATGCTTTAGAGGTCTTATTTGTTTTTTTCTTGTGTGATGTGATGGGGAGGATTGCGTTTACTAGGGTGGTACCGCGAGAAGCCTCTCGTCCCTAGACGGATGGGAGGTTTTTGTTATTCTGCTGCTCATCCCGTGCTTGTGTCGTGCCAATTAACTGCTCTGTCCCTTACATTTAAATAAGGAAAAACAGGAGGGATTAAAACCAATGGATTACCGTGAGACCCTGCAAGTCATGAAAACAGACTTTCCCATGCGGGCCAATTTGCCCAAACGGGAACCGGAGATTCAAAAGTGGTGGGATGAGATTGATATTTACCGCAAAGTACAGGAACGCACCAAAGGGCGTCCCACTTATATTCTTCACGATGGTCCGCCCTATGCCAACGGGGATATCCATGTGGGCCATGCTCTGAACAAAGTGCTGAAAGATATTGTGGTCCGCTATAAATCGATGACAGGTTATCATGCCCCGTATGTACCTGGCTGGGATACCCATGGTTTACCCATTGAACATGCCGTCATTAAAAACGAAAAAGTGGACCGTAAAAAAGTGGGTATCATTAAGTTCAGACAGCTTTGCAAACAGTATGCGGAAAAATATATCAACCGGCAGCGGGAACAATTTAAACGACTTGGCGTGCGTGGGGATTGGGATAATCCATACATTACTTTCCAGCCCGAATACGAGGCCCGGCAAATCAAAGTATTTGGGGAAATGGCCAAGAAAGGATACATCTATAAAGGACTAAAACCGGTCTACTGGTCACCGTCATCCGAATCTGCCCTGGCCGAAGCTGAAATCGAGTATAAAGACAAACGCTCTCCCTCCATCTATGTGGCCTTTAAAGTGAAAGATGGCAAAGGTAAGCTGGATGAGGATACGGAAGTTGTGATCTGGACGACCACGCCGTGGACCATCCCAGCTAACCTGGCTATTGCTGTGCATCCCGAGTTTGAATATGCCCAGATTCGCGTGAAAGGTCAAAAATATCTGGTGGCCAAGGGATTGTTGGAGCAACTGGAAAAAGAACTGGAATGGGAAGGTTATGAGCTGCTCAAGACTTTTAAAGGGGAAGAATTAGAATATGTGATCACCCGTCATCCGTTGTATGACCGTGAATCCCCTGTCATTTTGGGCGAGCATGTGACACTTGAATCTGGTACAGGCTGTGTCCATACAGCTCCAGGCCATGGGGAAGAAGACTTTTATGTGGGGCAGAAATACAAATTGGGTGTTTTAAGCCCCATTGATGACCGCGGTTACTTTACTGAAGAAGCCCCAGGGTTTGAAGGACTGTTCTACGATGAGGCCAACAAAGTGATTACCCAGAAGCTGGATGAAGCAGGGGCTTTATTGAAGCTCTCCTTTATTACCCACTCTTATCCCCATGACTGGCGGAGCAAAAAGCCCGTTATTTTCCGGGCTACTGAACAATGGTTTGCCTCCATTGACGGGTTCCGTGAACAAATGCTGGAGGAAATCAAGAAAGTCAAATGGGTGCCAGCCTGGGGAGAAACCCGTATTTACAATATGGTCCGGGACCGGGGAGACTGGTGTATCTCCCGCCAGCGGGTTTGGGGTGTGCCCATTCCCATTTTCTACTGTCAAGAGTGCCATAAAGAAATTATTACTGATGAAACGATTGAGCATGTTTCCAATATCTTTCTTAAAGAAGGTTCTGATGCGTGGTATGAGAAAGAAGAGCAGGAGCTCTTGCCGGAAGGGTTTAAATGTCCCCATTGCGGTTCAACCTCATTTAAAAAAGAAATGGATACCATGGATGTCTGGTTTGACTCTGGCTCTTCCCATGAGGCGGTGTTGAAACAAAGGGAAGATCTCACTTGGCCGGCTGACCTCTATCTGGAAGGCACTGACCAATCCCGGGGGTGGTTCAACTCCTCTCTGTCTACGTCTGTGGCGGTAAATGGCCAGGCACCCTATAAAACCGTGCTGGGCCATGGTTTTACCTTAGACGGGGAAGGGCGTAAAATGTCCAAATCCCTAGGGAATGTGATTGTTCCCCAAAAGGTCATGGATCAGCTGGGTGCAGACATCTTGCGTTTGTGGGTCTCTTCCGTTGAATATACACAGGATGTGCGTATCTCCGATGAGATCTTGAAACAAATTGCCGAAGTGTATCGCAAAATCCGCAACACCTTGCGCTTTATGCTGGGTAACTTGGCCGACTTTGACCCTGAGAAGGACCGGGTTGCGCGGGAAGATTGGTCGGAGCTGGACCGCTTTATCATGTTGAAAGCCCAGCAGGTGTTAAAAAGAGTGCACCAGGCTTATGAGGATTTCCAATTCCACAATGTGTACACTACGATCCATAATTTTTGCACGATTGAATTGAGCGCTTTTTACCTGGATGTGTCCAAAGACTTATTGTATACAGAGGCACCCCCATCCACAGCACGCCGGGCAACGCAAACGGTGATCTATGACATTTTAACCATGTTGGTTAAATTGCTCACGCCGATCATACCCCACACAACCGAGGAAGTGTGGAAGTTTATTCCCGGCGTTCAGGAAGAAAGCGTGCAGTTGACAGACTTCCCGGAAGTGGATGAGTCTTACTTTGATGAGGGGTTGGAACAAAAGTGGAATGCGTTTATGAAGGCCAGGGACGAAGTGCTTAAGGCGCTTGAAGTGGCCCGTAAAGAAAAAGTGATTGGCTCATCACTCGGCGCTAAAGTGCATATTTATCCGGATCAAGCCAACTACGAATTATTAAAACAGTTTACGAACCTGGACAAGTTGTTTATCGTTTCTCAGGTCAACCTGCATGGGCACGAAGACAAAGCGCCTGACAATGCCCTTAGCCTGGAAGGCATGAAGGTGCATGTGCAACCAGCAGAAGGTGAAAAATGTGAACGCTGTTGGGTGGTGACCCCTGATCGGGGACAGGATGAGCAACACCCCACCCTTTGCCCGCGCTGTGCCAGCATCGTGAACGAACACTACCAACATCTCATTCAGGCTTAAAAAAGCTGGACTGTCAAACGTCAGTGAAAATGTCATATTAATTCGTCAGTAAAAATGTCATATTGATACCTTCATCCCTTGCACAAGACTAGCCTGTTACGCTCACGAAATCAAGGGTAAAGGCTTTCGCCCTCGTTGCACTCGCCCTTGATTTCGTTCGCTGCTCAGGCTGTATGGTCATTAAGGGATGAAGGTCCCTGTATCAGCTTGGCGCTGTCTGACTACACCTCGCAGTCTCTGGTGCTTCTTTTGGGTTAAACAGTGGTTTCCGCCAAGGATGATTTTCGTCAGGCTTATGGGGCTTTCGCTCTGAGCCCGCTTTTTGTTTTGACGGGGCAGCCTGGCGTTTAGGTTTAGGTATTTCCTTCAACGCATAGGCTTTGCCCTTGTACCACAAAAAGAGTCTTCCATCCAGTGTCTGACGCACCTCTACGCGTGTTTTGGGCGGAATAACGGTTTTCTGGCTGTCCTCAGCAACAACATAGGTTTTGTGATCAAAGGACAGTGTTTGTCCCGTTCCTAAGGTACGCCAATGACGGTAGCATAAAATCAGATCTAAATCTGGTTGGTTTTGTTCCAGCGGAACAAAAGCGCTATGGGGATCAGTCGGTTCAACAGCAAAAGCTTTGTTGTGTTCCTCGATTAACTCGGGTAAGACACGATTGGCTTCCTCAATGGAATCCACTCCACGAAGACGTAATTCAACAATCCAGCGGTCCTGGAGTGTTTCAAACAGCCGTTCTATCCGTCCCT
Coding sequences within it:
- a CDS encoding ISNCY family transposase; translated protein: MCLLAAIDDATGRIVAAVFRPQEDTEGYFLLTRQMIEREGIPMSIYSDRHMIFRSPHDKLTIEQELAGESKPLSQFGQALRDLGIEHIQAHTPQAKGRIERLFETLQDRWIVELRLRGVDSIEEANRVLPELIEEHNKAFAVEPTDPHSAFVPLEQNQPDLDLILCYRHWRTLGTGQTLSFDHKTYVVAEDSQKTVIPPKTRVEVRQTLDGRLFLWYKGKAYALKEIPKPKRQAAPSKQKAGSERKPHKPDENHPWRKPLFNPKEAPETARCSQTAPS